TATGCATAACAAACAGGATGGCTCCATAGTTTCCATAGTCTGTTCTGAAACCCATCTACAATGAGGGTATCTATAATCTGTGAGTACTCTGTACAGGTATGGAGATGCAATGGTGCACAGTCCAATTTCAATGGTGGGATTTGGATGTGTCAGTAGTAATGTTGTCACTAAACAACACTGATGGCCTACAGTAACAGCCTATATCTTGTTTATATCTTGTCATATCTCCTAAAGGAAGGTTATCAGATTACAAGATATTACAGTGAAAGAGGGATAGACTGCTTCAGACAGACATAATTGTAGTACATGGCCAGAGAGATTATACATGAAATGTAtgtattaggctatattgtaCCTCATGTATTTTATAATTGTGATGTTTATTTTAGGCCAGCTTTTGTTTTAGTTAATTTAAAAGACATATAATTTCCACATACCATATTTAAAATGTAGTTTGGACATAGTTATTTATCTGATTTTAAGTTTACCACACTTCAACACTTTAAATGCCATTGTTATGGAAACTGAGTAAATTTGATAAAGTGCcttaaaaatatattatttagtaACTTTAGATACAGCGGGAATTGTTTTCCTGCGAGCTGTTGGTATGGCAACACATTTACTGAGGGCTCTTGTTAGCGCCTGCTGAAGCTCCTTGTTCCTCAAGCTGTAAATTATGGGGTTGAGAGCAGGAGTGAGAACAGAATACACCACTGCCACAATCATGCGTGCGTCAGGAGAGAACGTGGCCACGCGGTACgagacgtacacacacgtgGCCGACACGTACGAGATGCAGACCACTATCAGGTGAGAAACACACGTGGTGAAAGCCTTGAGCCTCTCCGCCCGGCCCATGTGGTACACGGCTTTGCCTATGCTAATGTAAGAGGCCAGGATGAGGGAAAACGTGCCGAGGAGGATGACAagggctgtggagagagacacaATGTTGTTCACAATCGTGCTACCACAGGCTAGCCTCACCACAGATGAGTGGTCACAGAGGACGTGCTTCACCCTGTTGGGTCCACAGAAGTCTAGCCGGATAACGAGGCAAACTGCTGGAAAGACCAATCCATAGCCGAAGCACCATGCTGCAAACACCAGGAGAATACATAGCCGTTTGGTCATAATAGTGGTGTAGCGAAGTGGTTTACAAATGGCTACATAGCGGTCAAAAGCCATGGCTGTCAGGATACCCCGGCAAGATGACCCCATGGAGAGGAAAAAGTACATCTGCAATATGCAACCAGTTTTGGAGATTGTGTGTTCCTCTTTTAGTAAACCTGACAGCAAGTTGGGTATGGATATTGTTGCGTACACCatgtctgagaaagagaggttaTGAAGAAAGAAATACATAGGAGATTTAAGCTTAGGGTCTGTTCTCACTAGATATATAATCATACTATTGCCACATAAAACCACAACATAAATGGtgaaaaaaacaccaaacatgagcatttttttctcctgcAGTCCTTCTATGATGAAGAATGTGACTGGACCAGAGACGTTCATGTTCCAGAAGATGTAATAAGCCCCTatgtgaaaaaataaacatcagACAGAAAGCTGTTAAGGTGACCATCAGTTTCTAAGAGAGTACAATTTCAGGTAAACTGACTTAGAGTGTCATGGGGAGATATGTCTCTCCAGTGAGGTAAATACATTGGTACTAAAGGCATTAAGCTCCACATGACATTGAAGCGGATTGTTAACTGCAGTGAAATACCATACACCAGAATGTTTCAGCAATTGCCCCGGTGCAGGGGATTCTCTTAGTAACACAATAACTTAAGTAAGACAATTATTGGTAAGACAATACATATTTAACAGACAGTTTaaattcacaaacaaaaaagGACAATGTGTGTTTTCACGCCCTACCTGTTCCCAATGTTTAGCCGTCCAACACGGACAGGGTGAAGGAGACACTGTCTTAAATACAGTCTGGGACACTTTGGAGAATTCGGCTTACATCATTTCAGAAATTTTTCAAGTAACAATTTGCCTTATTATAATTACTCTGCAGAACTTACAATTCTCCCCAATTAGGAATAGATCACATTGAGACCATTAATTAAAACCACTGGTGTTTTTAATTGCTTCCAAAATGTATACCTCTCTAGTGTACAATTAGCAACGATAATTTCACAAAACAAAGATGCTAATtgaacagcaaacacaaacatcagagGTCCAGTGCTCGTGGCCTCTATGTCAAGATTCAGCTATCATGATACGGCAAGAAAATATCCATCTGTGACATTTTACTATCACgtctttaatgtgtgttttcaatatTCTTCAGGTGGCTGGAAGTCTGAGAAACTGACTTACTGCTGCAACCAAAATGTTTCAAATTCCCTAAACCCTCTAGACATTCTGGTGGTGTGGATGTTATTGGtaatatacaaaaataataaataagtggTGTATTTTTTAAGGTTTGAGGATTTTGAGTTCCTAAAGGTGACTCTACAAATAGTAATATTTTCAAGATTTCAAGTGAGGACAGAGGTGCAGACCGAAGTTCCACAATAGATTGTTGTTTATTCTGATAACAAAATCAAACAGGCTCAACTTAtgagtgtgtaaaaaaaaagagtccaAAATAGCAGGCCCCTATGTGAGTGTCCCAAACTAAGCCAGGGTCAAAAGCGGAATAAAGGTATGCAAAGAGCAAGGTACTCAAGAACAAGGTACTCAagatgatggagataatttccaaacactgttaatgacttaagaatataataatcaagtgccttgtattattaattaccttatatgaatcatatacttatgtaagcaggaacatggcttttctgtgtttctgcgtgtgtgtaacttagattattaggtgccacttagtctgcatatgtacaagagcatgtttagaccagatgtgataagaagggtcgaactgtgcttcttccgaccttgcaaaacttccatccttgcctcggacgtcagaaatccaccacgtggttatccctgctgaacgctcaacttctgtctatataaaccttgtgcaatgtgtttgtcatggcttcactttcagccttgtgctgggagtgagcccgattgcaattgttgtttgtctaatacaTATACTTACtgtatatgcagctccggagtcctgaggtaactagggtgaattttcacctatcacaagACAAGTGGTCTGACAACGGAAAACTGAACATACAGGGCTTAAATAGGTCCAAGGCAAATGCAGACCTGATTGTAACGAGGGAATAGGGCACAGGtgaaaattcaattcaattcaattttatttatatagcaccaaaacaataaagggggggggggggggggggggtaaatacCCTTACAGCAAGCAAAATGGCGACAAGAGCAGgtaaaaactccctgttaatcaggaagaaaccttaagcagaaccacggcacataaggagggacccatctgcttgagccTGGACATAATCAGGAAGTGATACACCCCATGACCATGAAGACAACAAAAACACGTGATcagaaaaaacaaaagcacatggcagGACATGATACAAGGAGCACAGTAGTAAAAAGACATAGTAGTAACAAGAATTTTGTTCAGTCCCTGTGGGCCTATTGCTATTATAAATCACTGACTAGTCAGTAAGGCTACATGATTTTGTGTCTGTGGTTATTCTGTAATGACAGTTATAAATCCAATCTGTGATagtctatgtatgtatgcaagttAGGCCAATAGGCCTATGTGTCATTCTGAAGTCATTCTGTCACTTAAATATGTATTCTATAATCATTTGCTCTCATCATTTGACTTTGGTTGATGTTTTTTCATTAGGTTGTCCTTATGACACATGAATGTCTAGAGTTAAGGGGGGTGAATAACGTTGGTTGCAAATGTAGCTATGGAGTCTGAAGAGATTAACCTGATTACAATTAGATTAGGTTTATTTGATTTTAAATAAGCAGCCAAAGTATCATACTAGAGGGAGGATACCTTTTGCAAATCCTGCTTTTTGGAATTTGACCATTGATAGatactatttttattttatactaGGTTATAATAGTTTTCCAATTTCTATTTTgataatatgtttgtgtttaatcTGAATTTCCATTTAGTTCACCAGTGATTTAGTTCAGCAGTGGTTTCATTAGTTTCAGCATATTATAGTTTCAGTTGTAGTTATAGCAATTGTAGTTAAGGATAAAAGTTGTAAAGTATTAGAGCAGCATGAAAAATAGTCTGCttatcagtgttaattttggcagcttttttagatttagtcttagtcttagtctttagacgaaaatgcatattagttttagtcacttttagtcatttttatcctgcttagttttagtctagttttcgtcgacgaaaactcagaacattttagtctagttttagtcgacgaagtctcattacattttagtctagttttagtcacattaaactaaaaattaagtccatcttatagtcacattaaactcctttccatcccttctcaggcccggggaccccttgtgttgtgtctacaactgcataatagtcaagcttgcagtacgtaaactgtggatgcaattagtctctaagatacagatctcccatgcctacagctgaattccaatgaattcaatgtaaataataattttaaggcaatacttaattaacagtattatcattaaaatataagagaatatcaagtctagattttgaagatttaaatga
Above is a window of Clupea harengus chromosome 14, Ch_v2.0.2, whole genome shotgun sequence DNA encoding:
- the LOC105908220 gene encoding olfactory receptor 6N1-like yields the protein MNVSGPVTFFIIEGLQEKKMLMFGVFFTIYVVVLCGNSMIIYLVRTDPKLKSPMYFFLHNLSFSDMVYATISIPNLLSGLLKEEHTISKTGCILQMYFFLSMGSSCRGILTAMAFDRYVAICKPLRYTTIMTKRLCILLVFAAWCFGYGLVFPAVCLVIRLDFCGPNRVKHVLCDHSSVVRLACGSTIVNNIVSLSTALVILLGTFSLILASYISIGKAVYHMGRAERLKAFTTCVSHLIVVCISYVSATCVYVSYRVATFSPDARMIVAVVYSVLTPALNPIIYSLRNKELQQALTRALSKCVAIPTARRKTIPAVSKVTK